The genomic segment CAAGGCTTCAACCTGGTTTAAAAGTTCGGGTAAACATTGATTAAAGCGCATATTTTTAATCGGATAAGCAATTTTTCCTTGTTCAATCCAAAACGTACCATCTCGCGTCATTCCTGTTACTTCTAAGGTGCGGGGATTGACATAGCGAACATACCAAGCACGACTGACTAAAATTCCTTGTTCTGTTTGAGAAATTAAATCTTCTAAACTTTGGTTTGACCCTGACATCACAATCGGAAACAAACCACCATGGAACATTTTTCCTTGTTTTTTTGCCCAATACCGACTATAGGATAAGGTTTGAGGAATCCCATCTTTGATAATATCTAACTCATCTTTTCTCATACCATCTTGAAAAAATGTCGAACTTTGTAATAGCAGATAGGCTGGATTTCGTTGTACCTGAATCAAGGGACTAAAAAGTTGTTCTCCAATGCGATTTCCGATGGGTTTTCCTTCTGAATTTGTTCGAGACATAAAAGATCGTCCTTCATCAGCAGCCCGTGCATCTAAATTCCAAATGACCCATTCTAATAAGTCAGTAAAGGCTGCTCCATCGAAGATCACAGGATAAATTCCAGGGCTAACTTCTCGTGGATTTCTGGATAATATGGCTCGATTAATGATGGTTTCAGTTAACTGTTCAGTGGGTAATTGATTCACACTACAAGCCGTTCGTTGTGTCCAAGCAGAACCCGTCTCTATGCGTGCGGTGACACTAAAGTCGGCGACGGTTAAGCGGTTACACGCCCTTACCCCGCGTGAGTTGGCCACAGCATATAACACCGCTTCACTGCTGAGGGTTCCCGATGCTTCTACGTTAGATTTAGCACTCAATTGGCATACCTTCTGTACCATTTCTCCTCTGCGTAAAGGAGATAAGTGAGCCGTTTCGGGATCAAAGGCAGGAATTCGATGATCATAGGTTTGAGGTTCCAGCAGAGGAACCCATTCGGGGTCTTCAGGGGCGACGCGGGCGAGTTCTTCTGAACGGCGAATGGTAGGGATGATGGTATCAGGATTCAGTTCATTTGTGGAGGAGGTAGCACACCGTTTACCAAAATAGCTGGTAATGGAAAGATTAAATTGGGTAGTGGTCAGATTCTGACTAATTTGATTTTCAGAAAACCGAGTTAAGGATTCTTCCGTATTGTTGAGGGTGACGGTGACATCTTCCGCTTCGGAATTGTGCAGAACCGTTTCTAATAATGATAGTGCTTCATCGGTGGAAATTAGAATAGAATTTGTTGCTAGA from the Planktothrix tepida PCC 9214 genome contains:
- a CDS encoding TldD/PmbA family protein; amino-acid sequence: MTLATNSILISTDEALSLLETVLHNSEAEDVTVTLNNTEESLTRFSENQISQNLTTTQFNLSITSYFGKRCATSSTNELNPDTIIPTIRRSEELARVAPEDPEWVPLLEPQTYDHRIPAFDPETAHLSPLRRGEMVQKVCQLSAKSNVEASGTLSSEAVLYAVANSRGVRACNRLTVADFSVTARIETGSAWTQRTACSVNQLPTEQLTETIINRAILSRNPREVSPGIYPVIFDGAAFTDLLEWVIWNLDARAADEGRSFMSRTNSEGKPIGNRIGEQLFSPLIQVQRNPAYLLLQSSTFFQDGMRKDELDIIKDGIPQTLSYSRYWAKKQGKMFHGGLFPIVMSGSNQSLEDLISQTEQGILVSRAWYVRYVNPRTLEVTGMTRDGTFWIEQGKIAYPIKNMRFNQCLPELLNQVEALSSVERYGNTVVPGVKVKAFNFSSITDSV